In Mycolicibacterium mucogenicum DSM 44124, the following are encoded in one genomic region:
- a CDS encoding acyl-CoA synthetase has protein sequence MSSCCPTSLRRNVLFTVSDVTDAVAAAIPDRTLIIQGDRRFTYAEVVARANRLAAYLHAQGLGVHTEREQLAGHEVGQDLVGIYAYNGPEFVESLLGAFRARVAPFNVNYRYVKAELQYLLNDAGASALIYHAAFAPTLAEVLPDLPNLKVLIQIADSSGNDLLPGAVDYETIVNADVPPPPVTPSPDDLYVLYTGGTTGMPKGVLWRQHDIFMASFGGRNAMTGEPAQSAQEIVDRASAAAEMRMMILPPLMHGAAQWGVMTGINNGQTIVFAQEVEGFNAKEIVETIAREKIAIATVVGDAMARPLVTAIEEAIADGTHDPTSLVVVANGGALFTPAVKGRLVAALPNAMVIDGVGSSETGAQMSHVSTKASVSSGTFTAGPATRIVSEDFTSLLAPGHEGNGWLAQEGHVPLGYKGDAAKTAKTFPVIDGIRYAVPGDRARLLEGGTVELLGRDSVTINSGGEKIFAEEVESAIASHPAVVDVVVAGRPSERWGNEVVAVVALADGAEADAAELIKHASESIARYKLPKAVVFRPTIVRSPAGKADYRWAKEQALQD, from the coding sequence ATGTCCAGTTGTTGCCCCACCAGCCTTAGGAGAAACGTGCTGTTCACGGTTTCCGACGTCACCGACGCCGTCGCTGCAGCCATCCCGGACCGCACCCTGATCATTCAGGGCGATCGCCGCTTCACCTACGCCGAGGTTGTCGCCCGCGCCAACCGGCTCGCCGCCTACCTGCACGCACAGGGCCTGGGCGTGCACACCGAGCGAGAGCAGCTGGCCGGCCACGAAGTGGGCCAGGACCTGGTGGGCATCTACGCGTACAACGGCCCCGAGTTCGTCGAATCCCTGCTCGGCGCGTTCCGCGCCCGGGTGGCGCCGTTCAACGTCAACTACCGCTACGTCAAGGCCGAGCTGCAGTACCTGCTGAACGACGCGGGTGCCTCCGCCCTGATCTATCACGCCGCGTTCGCGCCGACCCTGGCCGAGGTGCTGCCGGACCTGCCGAACCTCAAGGTCCTGATCCAGATCGCCGACAGCTCGGGCAACGACCTGCTGCCCGGTGCCGTCGACTACGAGACCATCGTGAACGCCGACGTCCCGCCGCCGCCGGTGACGCCGTCGCCCGACGACCTCTACGTGCTGTACACCGGCGGCACCACCGGTATGCCCAAGGGCGTGCTGTGGCGCCAGCACGACATCTTCATGGCCTCGTTCGGCGGCCGCAACGCGATGACGGGCGAGCCGGCGCAGTCGGCCCAGGAGATCGTCGACCGGGCCTCGGCGGCCGCCGAGATGCGGATGATGATCCTGCCGCCGCTCATGCACGGCGCCGCGCAGTGGGGCGTGATGACGGGCATCAACAACGGCCAGACCATCGTGTTCGCCCAGGAGGTCGAGGGCTTCAACGCCAAGGAGATCGTCGAGACCATCGCCCGCGAGAAGATCGCGATCGCGACCGTAGTCGGTGACGCGATGGCCCGGCCGCTGGTCACCGCGATCGAAGAAGCCATCGCCGACGGTACCCACGACCCGACATCGCTGGTCGTCGTCGCCAACGGCGGCGCCCTGTTCACACCGGCCGTCAAGGGCCGGCTCGTCGCCGCACTGCCGAACGCCATGGTGATCGACGGCGTGGGTTCGTCGGAAACCGGCGCGCAGATGTCGCACGTGTCGACCAAGGCCAGCGTCTCCAGCGGCACCTTCACCGCCGGTCCGGCCACCCGGATCGTCTCGGAGGACTTCACCTCGCTGCTGGCCCCCGGCCATGAGGGCAACGGCTGGCTGGCGCAGGAGGGCCACGTGCCGCTCGGCTACAAGGGCGACGCCGCCAAGACGGCCAAGACCTTCCCGGTGATCGACGGCATCCGGTACGCGGTGCCGGGCGACCGTGCCCGCCTGCTGGAGGGCGGCACCGTCGAGCTGCTCGGCCGCGACTCGGTGACCATCAACTCGGGCGGCGAGAAGATCTTCGCCGAAGAGGTCGAGTCCGCCATCGCCTCGCACCCGGCCGTGGTCGACGTCGTCGTCGCCGGACGCCCGAGCGAGCGCTGGGGCAACGAGGTCGTCGCGGTCGTGGCACTGGCCGACGGTGCCGAGGCCGACGCCGCCGAACTCATCAAGCACGCGTCGGAATCCATCGCGCGCTACAAGCTGCCGAAGGCCGTCGTGTTCCGGCCGACGATCGTCCGCAGCCCCGCGGGCAAGGCCGATTACCGGTGGGCCAAGGAGCAGGCGCTGCAGGACTAA
- a CDS encoding STAS/SEC14 domain-containing protein, which produces MIEVLSDMPDGVTGIRVSGRVSGDDIREFEPTMDDLVVGGEIRIVEVIAADYEGFGPGGLVEDLKVGFGALFKHHSAFKRIAVVSDKPWVAHTLHAVAWMIPGELQIFGLDELDRAKEWAAG; this is translated from the coding sequence ATGATCGAAGTGCTGTCAGACATGCCCGACGGCGTGACCGGCATTCGGGTGTCCGGTCGGGTGAGCGGTGACGACATCCGCGAATTCGAGCCCACGATGGACGATCTCGTCGTCGGTGGTGAGATCAGGATCGTCGAGGTCATCGCCGCCGACTACGAGGGCTTCGGCCCGGGCGGACTGGTCGAGGATCTGAAGGTCGGTTTCGGTGCGCTGTTCAAACACCATTCGGCGTTCAAACGCATTGCCGTGGTGTCGGACAAGCCGTGGGTGGCGCACACGCTGCATGCCGTGGCCTGGATGATTCCCGGCGAACTGCAGATCTTCGGGCTCGACGAGCTCGACCGCGCGAAGGAGTGGGCCGCGGGTTAG
- the sigI gene encoding RNA polymerase sigma factor SigI has translation MTETTEFTAAWRHHHPYLVNLAYQMLGDVGDAEDVAQEAFLRLSRTEPGEIEDVRAWLTTVAGRLCLDLVRSARARREQPTEQDEMPPLASSEPDPADRITLDDEVSSALLRVLRQLSPGERVAFILHDVFGVPFESIAETVGRPVGTCRQLARRARAKVAGTDRRADDVEATEHQLVTEKFITACAGGDVQALAAVLDPTVWGVGTVLSDPPIPPIVNHGPQRVAENLMLYLGPGTTVVAGPLGQPVLLAFAHRQLFAVVVLTIRDGLVAKIEATADPLARFGA, from the coding sequence ATGACAGAAACCACTGAATTCACCGCGGCCTGGCGCCACCACCATCCGTATCTGGTCAACCTCGCGTACCAGATGCTCGGTGACGTCGGCGACGCCGAAGATGTTGCGCAGGAAGCGTTTCTGCGGCTGTCCCGCACAGAGCCCGGCGAGATCGAGGACGTCCGCGCGTGGCTGACGACGGTCGCCGGCCGGCTGTGCCTCGACCTCGTCCGGTCGGCGCGGGCGCGGCGCGAACAACCGACCGAGCAGGACGAGATGCCGCCGCTGGCATCGAGTGAGCCGGACCCCGCCGACCGCATCACCCTCGACGACGAGGTGTCGAGCGCCCTGCTGCGGGTGCTCCGGCAGCTGAGTCCCGGTGAGCGCGTGGCGTTCATCCTGCACGACGTCTTCGGCGTCCCGTTCGAGTCGATCGCCGAGACCGTCGGCCGGCCCGTCGGCACGTGCCGGCAGCTGGCCCGCCGGGCCCGGGCGAAGGTGGCCGGTACCGACAGGCGAGCCGACGACGTCGAGGCGACCGAACATCAACTGGTCACCGAGAAGTTCATCACCGCCTGCGCCGGCGGCGATGTGCAGGCGCTGGCCGCGGTGCTGGACCCGACGGTCTGGGGCGTCGGCACGGTGCTGAGCGATCCGCCGATCCCGCCGATCGTCAACCACGGACCGCAGCGGGTCGCCGAGAATCTCATGCTGTACCTCGGACCGGGGACCACCGTCGTCGCCGGACCGCTCGGCCAACCCGTCCTGCTGGCGTTCGCGCACCGGCAGCTCTTCGCGGTGGTGGTCCTGACGATTCGCGACGGTCTCGTCGCCAAGATCGAGGCGACAGCCGATCCGCTGGCCCGGTTCGGGGCATGA